The Bos mutus isolate GX-2022 chromosome 12, NWIPB_WYAK_1.1, whole genome shotgun sequence genomic interval ATGTAAGACATTTCGCGTTCCTGGGACCTTAGCTGTAGAAAcatttcagtgggaaaaaataaagagccCACTTCTCGGTCCTCTCCACTaccagccccctccctccccgtgACCTACCCTGCCGCGCGGTACAGTCCCTCCACCATACTTCCCGGGGCGCTTGATGGTTTGGGATTCTGAACCTTTACTGAGTGAGGGTGATGGGGAACCGGGCGAGAGCCGGGGTGGGTGGGGTGCGGTGcagaaagtaaacagaaaataagtTTTGGAGACAGCGTTGCCGCGCAGATCTCTCCCTTGCAGCAAGTTTCCTCTTAACCCTGTTTTGACTGGAGCCTTTGCCTTTGAGAATGGGGATGGAGCCGGAAGAAGCCCGGGGCACGCGTTCTGACTCCAATTCCGCGTGTATGTAACAAGCCTTCTCTCCCCCCACTccctcgccccccaccccgccccattcAGCATCTGCTTCTGTTCTTCCTCTTCGTGGGACCGTTCAACTGTCTGGCGAGTTACAGCCGGGCCACAGAGATTCTGTACAGCCTGAACGAGGGGCTGCCGGCAGGGGTGCTCATCGGCAGCCTGGCGGAGGACCTGCGGCTGCTGCCCAGCGCAGGGGGGCAGGACCTGCTGTCTCAGTCGCCTCAGCACAGCGTCGCCGAGaggaaccctcctctctccttcagcCTGGCCTCCCAGGGGCTGAGTGGCCAGTACGTGACCCTAGACAACCGCTCAGGGGAGCTACACACTTCTGCCCAGGAGATCGACCGGGAGGCCTTGTGTCTTGAAGGAGGCGGAGGGATTGCCTGGGGGGGCAGCATTTCCATCTCCTCTTCGCCTTCTGCTGACTCTTGTCTTTTGCTTCTGGATGTCCTAGTCCTGCCTCAGGAATACTTTAGGTTTGTGAAGGTAAAAATCGCTATCCGGGACATCAATGACAATGCCCCGCGGTTCCCTATTTCCCAAATATCAGTTTGGGTCCCAGAAAATGCACCTGTAAACACCCGGCTGGCCATAGAGCATCCCGCAGTGGACCCAGATATGGGCACTAATGGTGTTCAGACCTACCGGTTGCTGGACTACCATCGTATGTTCACCCTGGACGTGGAGGAGAATGAGAATGGGGAGCGCACCCCCTATCTAATTGTCATGGGACTGTTGGACAGAGAGACCCAGGACCAGTATGTGAGCATCATCATAGCTGAGGATGGTGGGTCTCCACCACTGATAGGCAGTGCCACCCTCACCATTGGAATAAGTGACATTAATGACAATTGCCCACTCTTCACAGACTCACAAATCAACATCACTGTGTATGGGAATGCTACTGTGGGCACACCAATTGCAGCTGTTCAGGCTGTGGACAGAGACTTGGGAAACAATGCTCAGATCACCTACTCTTACAGTCAGAAAGTTCCACAAGCATCCAAGGATTTATTCCATTTGAATGAAAACACCGGGGTCATTAAACTTTTCAGTAAGATTGGAGGAAGTGTTCTGCAAACACACAAGCTCACCATCCTTGCTAATGGGCCAGGCTGCATCCCTGCTGTGATCACTGCCCTGGTGACTATTATCAAAGTCATTTTCAGGCCACCTGAAATCGTCCCTCGTTATATAGCAAATCAAATAGATGGTATTATTTACCTGAAAGAATTGGAACCTGTTAACACTCCAATTGCATTCTTTACCATAAGAGATCCAGAAGGTAAATACAAGGTCAACTGCTATCTGGATGGTGAAGGACCATTTAGGTTATTGCCCTACAAACCATACAGTAATGAGTATCTTCTAGAAACGACAAAACCTATGGATTATGAGCTACAGCAATTCTATGAAATAGCCATAGTAGCTTGGAACTCTGAGGGATTTCAAGTcaaaaaaatgattaaagtgCAACTTTTAGATGACAATGATAATGCTCCTGTTTTCCTTCAACCCTTGGTAGAACTAACCATTGAAGAAAATAATGCACCCAATGCCTTTTTGACTAAGCTAGATGCTACAGATGCTGACAGTGGAGAGAGGGGCCAAGTTTCATATTTTCTGGGACCTGATGCTCCATCATATTTTTCCTTAGACAGTGTCACAGGAATTCTGACAGTTTCTACTCAGCTGGAtcgagaggagaaagaaaagtataGGTACACAGTCAGAGCTGTTGACTCTGGGAAGCCACCCCAAGAATCAGTAGCTACTGTGGTTATCACAGTGTTGGATAAAAATGACAACAGCCCTAGGTTCATCAACAaggacttcagcttctttgtgcCAGAAAATTTTCCAGGATACGGTGAAATTGGAGTAATTAGTGTCACAGATGCCGATACTGGGCAAAACGGATGGGTTGCTCTCTCCGTGGTGAACCAGAGTGATATTTTTGTCATAGATACTGGAAAGGGCCTGCTGAGAGCTAAAGTCTCTTTGGACAGAGAGCAGCAAAGCTCCTACACTTTGTGGGTTGAAGCCGTTGATGGTGGTACGCCTCCCCTCTCCTCTACTGCAAAAATCACAATTCTCCTTCTAGACATTAACGACAACCCGCCTCTTGTTTTATTTCCTCAGTCTAACATGTCTTACTTGTTGGTGTTGCCTTCTACTCTCCCTGGCTCACTAGTTACAGAGGTCTATGCAGTTGACAAAGACACAGGCATGAATGCTGTCATAGCCTATAGCATCATAGGGAGAAGAGGGCCTAGGCCCGAATCCTTTAGAATTGACCCTAAAACTGGCAACATTACTTTGGAAGAGGCATTGCTGCAGACAGATTATGGGCTCCATCGTTTATTGGTGAAAGTGAGTGATCATGGTTATCCAGAACCTCTCCATTCCACAGTTATGGTGAATCTATTTGTCAATGACACTGTCAGTAATGAAAGCTACATTGAGAATCTTCTAAGAAAGGAACCAGAAATTAGCATAGAGGAGAAAGAACCACAGATTTCAATAGAACCAACTCATAGGAAAGCTGAATCCGTGTCCTGTATGCCCACATTAGTAGCTCTATCTGTAATAAGCTTGAGTTCTATCACATTCTTAACAGGGATGGGCATATATATCTGtttaaggagagagaagaaacacCATAGGGAGGATGAAAATTTGGAAGTACAAActccattaaaaggaaaaattgacttGCATATGAGAGAGAGGAAACCAATGGATATTtctaatatttgatttttttttttttttttgctgtggaaTAGAAGAGATATTTCAACTGATTTCGGGGATTTCTCACCACCAAAACAAGAATGTGGATGGCAGTTCGAATGAAGGACATCTAATTTATAACTTGTACTATATTGTAAATAGCTGTTTACaggtttttaaattcaaaatcagAAGTTATAATATGTgtacagaaatttttaaatgaaattggtACTAACAGCTATGGAGCTGTTATTTAGAAAATCTTGGACATGATTTGCAGCTTTCATACACCAAGCAGATGATTGTTAAAACCTAGGAATAAGGTAAGAAAATGTACATTGCATTTTTTGTCTAAAAAGTCCTTTAACCACAAGAGGGCTTCAACTGCTCCTTTGCAGGGAACTATTTTAAGGTATTGTACATGACAGTTGTACATGAAATTAATGAAAgagtctattttaaatatattgtttttaacaTTAAACAAAGATGAGATTAAATGGGATTTCACCCTACttaaatatatgattaaaaagaaaataaatgcatttgtaaACAGAATGTTTATTACTTCACAAATGCATCATGTATAATTTGAAATAGAAGGCAtctttaatttgaaaaagaaggcaTCTGTGAAGAAGCACAGTTCTTTTTTAGCAAGGATAAATATTTTGCCATGTGTTAAAGATCTGATGTGCTGAAGAATAATCCACTTTCTGTGTACTCTCGTGGCTTTCTATTTGCTTTACCACTGCATTTACTGTTAATACAGGAAattctttcttaaagaaaatgtaaCTAGAAGCTATGTCCAAGAAAAACAACCAGAAGCAAAGATATGTTTCAATCCTTAGTTGCTTAATAggtatttatgacattttgatgcTTTCACAACTCGTCAGTAGTACTTTATATTTGGGCTTTGTGTTAGATCTTATATACTTAAATTCATgtgttacataaaaaaaaaagaaaccttattaaaatttttctagaaGCTGGTGGACACTATCTGTTGT includes:
- the PCDH20 gene encoding protocadherin-20, with amino-acid sequence MRGGGDACGSQAGAVSWSRATWRPRPDMGSLSRPSSSASHGNLPHLLLFFLFVGPFNCLASYSRATEILYSLNEGLPAGVLIGSLAEDLRLLPSAGGQDLLSQSPQHSVAERNPPLSFSLASQGLSGQYVTLDNRSGELHTSAQEIDREALCLEGGGGIAWGGSISISSSPSADSCLLLLDVLVLPQEYFRFVKVKIAIRDINDNAPRFPISQISVWVPENAPVNTRLAIEHPAVDPDMGTNGVQTYRLLDYHRMFTLDVEENENGERTPYLIVMGLLDRETQDQYVSIIIAEDGGSPPLIGSATLTIGISDINDNCPLFTDSQINITVYGNATVGTPIAAVQAVDRDLGNNAQITYSYSQKVPQASKDLFHLNENTGVIKLFSKIGGSVLQTHKLTILANGPGCIPAVITALVTIIKVIFRPPEIVPRYIANQIDGIIYLKELEPVNTPIAFFTIRDPEGKYKVNCYLDGEGPFRLLPYKPYSNEYLLETTKPMDYELQQFYEIAIVAWNSEGFQVKKMIKVQLLDDNDNAPVFLQPLVELTIEENNAPNAFLTKLDATDADSGERGQVSYFLGPDAPSYFSLDSVTGILTVSTQLDREEKEKYRYTVRAVDSGKPPQESVATVVITVLDKNDNSPRFINKDFSFFVPENFPGYGEIGVISVTDADTGQNGWVALSVVNQSDIFVIDTGKGLLRAKVSLDREQQSSYTLWVEAVDGGTPPLSSTAKITILLLDINDNPPLVLFPQSNMSYLLVLPSTLPGSLVTEVYAVDKDTGMNAVIAYSIIGRRGPRPESFRIDPKTGNITLEEALLQTDYGLHRLLVKVSDHGYPEPLHSTVMVNLFVNDTVSNESYIENLLRKEPEISIEEKEPQISIEPTHRKAESVSCMPTLVALSVISLSSITFLTGMGIYICLRREKKHHREDENLEVQTPLKGKIDLHMRERKPMDISNI